From one Halanaerobiales bacterium genomic stretch:
- the ispG gene encoding flavodoxin-dependent (E)-4-hydroxy-3-methylbut-2-enyl-diphosphate synthase, with translation MHRRKTKKVFFADVAVGGDSPISIQSMTNTKTTDVKNTVKQIHKLEKAGCELIRVAIPDIESAKKIKDIKEKISIPLIADIHFDYRLALKAIESGVDGLRLNPGNIGSKERVEKVVKKAKSANIPIRVGVNSGSIEKRLLKKYGHPTAEAMVESALNQIKILEDNNFEDIIISLKSTDIWMTIKAYKLMAKKRDYPFHIGITEAGTPKKGVVKSAVGIGSLLTLGLGDTLRVSLTGDPIKEVETSWHILESLDIRQKGIKIISCPTCGRTNIDLTTLVEKVEKKLEGIELPITVAVMGCEVNGPGEAKEADIGIAGGRKQGIIFKKGKKIKTVKEKNLLDALMTEIDKIRSDFNENV, from the coding sequence TTGCATAGAAGAAAAACTAAAAAAGTTTTTTTTGCAGATGTTGCTGTTGGAGGAGATTCTCCAATCAGTATTCAATCAATGACAAATACTAAAACTACTGATGTAAAAAATACAGTAAAGCAAATTCACAAACTAGAAAAAGCTGGTTGTGAATTGATAAGAGTAGCAATACCAGATATAGAAAGTGCAAAAAAAATTAAAGATATAAAAGAAAAAATTTCTATTCCGTTAATAGCTGATATCCATTTTGATTATCGGCTTGCTTTAAAAGCTATTGAAAGTGGTGTAGATGGGTTACGACTTAATCCTGGTAATATTGGTAGTAAAGAAAGAGTTGAAAAAGTAGTAAAAAAAGCTAAAAGTGCTAATATACCAATAAGAGTTGGTGTTAATTCAGGATCTATTGAAAAGAGATTGTTAAAAAAATATGGACATCCAACTGCTGAAGCTATGGTTGAAAGTGCTTTAAATCAAATTAAAATACTTGAAGACAATAATTTTGAAGATATTATTATTTCTTTAAAATCTACAGATATTTGGATGACTATAAAAGCTTATAAACTAATGGCTAAAAAAAGAGATTATCCTTTTCATATAGGAATTACTGAAGCTGGTACACCTAAAAAAGGGGTAGTTAAATCCGCGGTAGGAATAGGAAGCTTATTAACCTTGGGACTAGGCGATACTCTAAGAGTATCTTTAACAGGAGATCCTATAAAAGAAGTAGAAACATCCTGGCATATATTGGAATCATTGGATATAAGACAAAAAGGTATAAAAATTATTTCCTGTCCCACCTGTGGTCGAACCAATATTGATCTAACTACTTTAGTGGAAAAAGTTGAGAAAAAATTGGAAGGTATTGAACTTCCAATTACAGTGGCTGTTATGGGTTGTGAAGTAAATGGTCCTGGTGAAGCAAAAGAGGCTGATATTGGAATTGCTGGTGGAAGGAAACAGGGAATTATTTTTAAAAAAGGAAAAAAAATAAAAACAGTTAAAGA
- the rseP gene encoding RIP metalloprotease RseP, translating into MFVTILSFIFVLGVLILVHEFGHFITAKKIGIRVEEFALGFGPKLISKRKGETVYSIRAVPLGGFCSMTGEFPPDDDSSEEEIKLYEETKKNGRTFDQQLPWERFLVSIMGPVMNFVLAFIIFIIIFLGYGLPVSQSNTTEIGQITPQMPAAEAGLQPGDQIVAVNGQETESWQEMSNLLSKAEGQEIKLEVERDNEIFNVSLTPEYNQQLDKAVIGISARIIRENVGPIKAVTQGFNQTIYSTRLIIMGVVDMIKARSAEGLGGPVMIANVVGQAAKTGFENLLNWMAVISINLGIINLLPLPALDGGRLIFIIVEKIRGKALPPEKEGLIHMIGFALLMLLMVFIIYRDIANIFFK; encoded by the coding sequence ATGTTTGTAACAATATTAAGTTTTATTTTTGTTTTAGGGGTTTTAATACTTGTTCATGAATTTGGCCATTTTATTACTGCCAAAAAAATAGGAATTAGAGTAGAAGAATTTGCTTTAGGATTTGGACCGAAATTGATATCTAAAAGAAAAGGTGAGACAGTTTATTCAATTAGAGCTGTACCTTTAGGTGGTTTTTGTAGTATGACTGGAGAATTTCCTCCAGATGATGATTCTTCAGAAGAAGAAATAAAACTTTATGAAGAAACTAAAAAAAATGGTAGAACTTTTGATCAACAATTACCATGGGAAAGATTTTTAGTATCTATTATGGGACCTGTTATGAATTTTGTTCTTGCATTTATAATTTTTATAATTATATTTTTAGGTTATGGATTACCTGTAAGTCAATCTAATACAACAGAAATTGGACAAATTACACCACAAATGCCAGCTGCTGAAGCAGGTTTGCAACCTGGAGATCAGATTGTAGCAGTAAATGGTCAAGAGACTGAAAGCTGGCAGGAAATGTCCAATTTATTAAGTAAAGCTGAAGGGCAAGAAATAAAATTAGAAGTTGAAAGAGATAATGAAATTTTTAATGTTAGCCTTACTCCAGAGTATAATCAACAATTAGATAAAGCGGTAATTGGTATTTCGGCAAGAATAATTCGGGAAAATGTTGGGCCAATAAAAGCGGTTACCCAGGGATTTAATCAAACAATTTATTCTACAAGATTAATAATTATGGGTGTAGTTGATATGATTAAAGCCCGATCTGCTGAGGGTTTAGGAGGACCGGTAATGATTGCCAATGTAGTTGGTCAGGCAGCCAAAACTGGATTTGAAAACTTGTTAAATTGGATGGCTGTAATTAGTATAAATTTAGGAATCATTAATTTATTACCATTACCAGCTCTTGATGGAGGAAGATTAATTTTTATTATAGTAGAGAAAATAAGAGGGAAAGCTCTTCCCCCTGAAAAAGAAGGTTTAATTCACATGATTGGTTTTGCTTTATTGATGTTATTAATGGTTTTTATTATTTATCGTGATATTGCAAATATATTTTTTAAATAA